One genomic window of Sulfurovum lithotrophicum includes the following:
- a CDS encoding protein-L-isoaspartate(D-aspartate) O-methyltransferase, with amino-acid sequence MIKARNRQHLVSEIDKHFPLDEHVREAFLNVDREAFVPKEFKHLSYNLDALPLAASQWISSPLTVAKMTQHLELKGVDSVLEVGCGSGYQAAILSKICRRVFTIERIDELLKEAKAKFSQLEIHNIFTRFDDGQRGWKQYAPFERILFSATAKEVPEVLFEQLAEGGILIAPIEQGPDYHIITRFYKKNGRITSETIEPCLFVPVLDGTQK; translated from the coding sequence ATGATCAAAGCAAGGAACCGGCAGCATCTTGTCTCGGAGATAGATAAACATTTTCCGCTGGATGAACATGTCAGAGAAGCATTTTTGAATGTAGACAGAGAAGCCTTTGTACCCAAAGAGTTCAAACACCTTTCCTACAATCTTGATGCCCTCCCTCTGGCGGCAAGCCAGTGGATCTCCTCACCCCTGACCGTCGCAAAAATGACACAGCATCTCGAACTCAAAGGGGTAGACTCCGTACTTGAGGTCGGTTGTGGGAGCGGCTACCAGGCGGCTATCCTCAGCAAGATCTGTCGAAGGGTCTTTACTATCGAACGTATCGATGAACTCCTCAAAGAAGCCAAAGCCAAATTCTCCCAGCTCGAAATTCACAATATCTTCACCCGTTTCGACGATGGACAGCGCGGATGGAAACAGTATGCACCTTTTGAACGCATCCTCTTCTCCGCAACGGCAAAAGAGGTCCCCGAAGTACTTTTCGAACAGCTGGCAGAAGGCGGCATACTCATTGCACCTATAGAACAGGGGCCGGACTACCACATCATTACACGTTTCTACAAAAAGAACGGACGCATCACTTCCGAGACCATAGAACCCTGTCTTTTTGTACCGGTACTTGACGGTACACAGAAGTAA
- a CDS encoding ribonucleotide-diphosphate reductase subunit beta — MLRKKIYNPESKERTSDRKIFGGDPTGIFELNDIKYQWAYNLWEMMLNNTWFPKEVDMTRDVNDYKRLTDAEKQAYDKVLAQLIFMDSLQTNNIIDNLNPFITAPEVNLILVRQAFEEALHSQSYAVMVDSISTNSEEIYELWRRDMKLKSKNDAIAKVYEELSENPTDENIVKAMFANQILEGIYFYSGFTYLYTLARSDKMLGTAQMIRFIQRDEVTHLLLFQNMINATKRERPELFTKELIDNVYQMFRDAVKLECEWGTYITQGQILGLTNEIIEQYIQYLADKRLHAVGLEKIYNVEHPIKWVDNFSQFNDQKTNFFEGNVTNYSKGSLDLDDF; from the coding sequence ATGTTACGTAAAAAGATATATAACCCAGAATCCAAAGAGAGAACCAGTGACAGGAAGATCTTCGGCGGTGACCCTACCGGGATATTTGAACTCAATGATATCAAATACCAGTGGGCATACAACCTCTGGGAGATGATGCTCAACAATACCTGGTTCCCCAAAGAGGTGGACATGACAAGAGATGTCAACGACTATAAACGGTTGACAGATGCTGAGAAGCAGGCGTATGACAAAGTGCTTGCCCAGCTGATCTTCATGGATTCCCTGCAGACCAACAACATCATTGACAACCTTAACCCCTTCATTACTGCTCCTGAGGTCAACCTCATTCTGGTAAGGCAGGCATTCGAAGAAGCGTTGCACTCACAAAGCTATGCGGTCATGGTTGACAGTATTTCCACCAACTCCGAAGAGATCTACGAACTCTGGCGAAGAGACATGAAGCTCAAGTCCAAGAATGACGCCATTGCAAAAGTTTATGAGGAACTGTCCGAGAATCCTACAGATGAAAATATCGTCAAAGCGATGTTCGCCAACCAGATCCTTGAAGGGATCTACTTCTACAGCGGATTTACCTACCTTTATACCCTGGCACGTTCGGACAAGATGCTCGGAACCGCTCAGATGATCCGCTTCATCCAGAGAGACGAGGTGACACACCTGCTGCTCTTCCAGAACATGATCAACGCAACGAAAAGAGAGCGCCCTGAACTTTTCACCAAAGAGTTGATAGACAACGTGTACCAGATGTTCAGAGATGCCGTCAAACTGGAATGCGAGTGGGGCACCTATATCACTCAGGGACAGATACTAGGCCTGACCAATGAGATCATCGAGCAGTATATCCAGTACCTTGCCGACAAAAGACTGCATGCCGTGGGGCTTGAAAAGATATATAATGTGGAACATCCCATCAAATGGGTTGACAACTTCTCACAGTTCAATGACCAGAAGACCAACTTCTTTGAGGGGAATGTGACCAACTACTCCAAAGGAAGTCTGGATCTGGACGACTTTTAG
- a CDS encoding carbon-nitrogen hydrolase family protein, whose product MFSRIPKTMEAVVLQLPSKKRYQENLDKLIELIGLHHDKQIIVAPEVCLTAYDYEHLETAAMFSAKALKTLKKEINEQILVLTLILKEGDEYVNQAVVIHQHKVVHRQNKVKLFKLGDEDLYLQAGREKKIKPFEIDGVKYALLICFELRFKDLWKRIEGADIVLVTARWGKQRKLHLEILSRALAVMNQCYVLLSNSADSDMAKSSAIIAPNGNVVMDDSKEAVEGTVDFREIKKMRRYIVMD is encoded by the coding sequence ATGTTCAGCAGAATACCAAAGACCATGGAAGCCGTTGTCCTACAGCTTCCCAGTAAAAAACGCTATCAGGAAAATCTTGACAAGCTGATCGAACTGATCGGCCTGCATCACGACAAGCAGATCATTGTAGCACCCGAAGTCTGCCTCACCGCCTACGATTACGAACATTTGGAAACAGCAGCCATGTTCTCTGCCAAGGCACTTAAAACACTGAAAAAAGAGATCAATGAACAGATCCTTGTACTCACACTGATCCTCAAAGAGGGTGACGAGTATGTCAATCAGGCCGTGGTGATCCATCAACACAAAGTCGTACACAGACAGAACAAGGTCAAACTTTTCAAACTTGGAGATGAAGACCTCTATCTTCAGGCCGGAAGAGAAAAGAAAATCAAACCTTTTGAGATCGACGGGGTGAAATATGCACTGCTGATCTGCTTTGAACTGCGTTTCAAGGATCTGTGGAAACGCATAGAGGGTGCCGATATTGTGCTGGTAACTGCCAGATGGGGCAAACAGCGCAAACTACATCTCGAGATACTTTCACGGGCCCTGGCAGTGATGAACCAGTGCTATGTCCTCCTCTCCAACAGTGCCGACAGCGATATGGCAAAATCATCTGCCATCATTGCTCCCAACGGCAATGTGGTTATGGATGACAGCAAAGAAGCCGTCGAAGGTACCGTCGATTTCAGGGAGATCAAGAAGATGCGCCGATACATCGTAATGGATTAA